One window of Nocardia nova SH22a genomic DNA carries:
- the nuoD gene encoding NADH dehydrogenase (quinone) subunit D: MVTVVGQDWEDVREALDGAAEERIVVNMGPQHPSTHGVLRLILEIEGETVTEARCGIGYLHTGIEKNLEFRNWVQGVTFVTRMDYLSPLFNETAYCLAVERLLGITDDIPERVNVIRVMLMELNRISSHLVALATGGMELGALTPMLFGFRERELILDIFETVTGLRMNHAYIRPGGLAQDLPYDAVGKIRDLLALMPKRLRDMELLLNENPIFKARTRGVGYLDLPSCMALGITGPVLRSTGLPHDLRRSQPYCGYENYEFDVVTDAGCDCYGRYLIRIKEMKESLKIAEQCLDRLRPGPVMVSDKKIAWPADLKLGPDGLGNSPEHIGTIMGSSMEGLIHHFKLVTEGMRVPPGQVYTAVESPRGELGVHMVSDGGTRPYRVHFRDPSFTNLQAVAAMCEGGMVADVIASVASIDPVMGGVDR, from the coding sequence ATGGTCACGGTCGTGGGCCAGGACTGGGAGGACGTCCGCGAGGCCCTCGACGGCGCCGCCGAAGAGCGCATCGTGGTCAACATGGGCCCCCAGCACCCGTCCACGCACGGCGTGCTGCGCCTGATTCTCGAGATCGAGGGCGAGACGGTCACCGAGGCCCGCTGCGGAATCGGCTACCTGCACACCGGGATCGAGAAGAATCTCGAATTCCGCAACTGGGTGCAGGGCGTCACCTTCGTGACCCGGATGGACTATCTGTCCCCGCTGTTCAACGAGACCGCGTACTGCCTGGCCGTGGAGCGGCTGCTCGGCATCACCGACGACATTCCGGAGCGGGTGAACGTCATCCGCGTGATGCTGATGGAACTCAACCGCATCTCCTCACATCTGGTGGCGCTGGCCACCGGCGGGATGGAACTCGGCGCGCTGACTCCGATGCTGTTCGGATTCCGCGAACGCGAGCTGATTCTCGACATCTTCGAAACCGTCACCGGCCTGCGGATGAACCACGCCTACATCCGCCCGGGCGGGCTGGCTCAGGATCTGCCCTACGACGCGGTCGGCAAGATCCGGGATCTGCTGGCGCTCATGCCGAAACGGCTGCGCGACATGGAATTGCTGCTCAACGAGAATCCGATCTTCAAGGCCCGCACGCGCGGCGTCGGCTATCTGGATCTGCCGTCGTGTATGGCGCTCGGAATCACCGGGCCGGTCCTGCGTTCCACCGGGCTGCCGCACGACCTGCGCAGATCCCAGCCCTACTGCGGTTACGAGAACTACGAATTCGATGTCGTGACCGACGCCGGATGCGACTGCTACGGCCGCTATCTCATCCGGATCAAGGAGATGAAGGAGTCGCTGAAGATCGCCGAACAGTGCCTGGACCGCCTGCGGCCCGGCCCGGTCATGGTGAGCGACAAGAAGATCGCCTGGCCCGCCGATCTGAAGCTCGGACCCGACGGGCTCGGCAATTCGCCCGAGCACATCGGCACCATCATGGGCTCCTCGATGGAAGGGCTCATCCACCACTTCAAACTGGTCACCGAGGGGATGCGGGTGCCGCCGGGCCAGGTCTACACGGCGGTCGAGTCACCGCGCGGGGAATTGGGAGTGCATATGGTCTCCGACGGCGGCACGCGGCCCTATCGCGTGCACTTCCGCGATCCGTCGTTCACCAATCTGCAGGCCGTGGCGGCGATGTGCGAGGGCGGCATGGTCGCCGACGTGATCGCCTCGGTCGCCAGTATCGATCCGGTGATGGGAGGTGTCGACCGATGA
- the nuoF gene encoding NADH-quinone oxidoreductase subunit NuoF: MTLAPVLTRYWDEPRSWTLDTYRRHDGYRALSRALDMHPDEVIATVKDAGLRGRGGAGFPTGMKWGFIPQDRDGAPASGKPHYLVVNADESEPGTCKDIPLMMATPHVLVEGAIIAAYAIRASHAFIYVRGEVVPVLRRLQAAVEEAYAAGYLGRDILGSGFDLELIVHAGAGAYICGEETALLDSLEGRRGQPRLRPPFPAVAGLYACPTVVNNVESIASVPAILTHGIEWFRSMGSEKSPGFTLYSLSGHVTRPGQYEAPLGVTLRELLEHAGGVRAGHTLKFWTPGGSSTPLFTDEHLDVALDYEGVGAAGSMLGTKALQIFDDTTCVVRAVLRWTEFYAHESCGKCTPCREGTYWLVQLLQRLESGGGTDTDIATLLDIADNINGKSFCALGDGAASPIVSSVKYFRDEYEDHIRLGRCPFDPARSTAWAVSSDTAEALPDRGVR, translated from the coding sequence ATGACCCTGGCACCCGTACTCACCCGCTACTGGGACGAACCGCGCTCCTGGACGCTGGACACCTACCGCCGCCACGACGGCTACCGCGCCCTGTCGCGCGCCTTGGACATGCATCCCGACGAGGTCATCGCCACCGTCAAGGACGCCGGATTGCGCGGGCGCGGCGGTGCGGGGTTTCCGACCGGGATGAAGTGGGGTTTCATCCCCCAGGACCGCGACGGCGCCCCCGCCTCCGGTAAACCGCACTATCTGGTCGTCAACGCCGACGAGTCCGAGCCCGGAACGTGCAAGGACATACCGCTGATGATGGCGACACCGCATGTGCTGGTCGAGGGTGCGATCATCGCCGCCTACGCCATTCGCGCCTCGCACGCGTTCATCTACGTGCGCGGTGAGGTGGTCCCGGTCCTGCGCCGGTTGCAGGCGGCGGTCGAAGAGGCTTATGCGGCAGGCTATCTGGGCCGCGACATCCTCGGTTCCGGATTCGATCTCGAACTGATCGTGCACGCCGGAGCCGGCGCCTACATCTGCGGCGAGGAGACCGCGCTGCTCGACTCGCTCGAGGGGCGGCGCGGCCAGCCCCGGCTACGCCCGCCGTTCCCCGCCGTCGCGGGTCTGTACGCCTGCCCGACGGTGGTCAACAATGTGGAGTCCATCGCCAGCGTGCCCGCGATCCTCACCCACGGCATCGAATGGTTCCGGTCGATGGGATCGGAGAAATCGCCCGGCTTCACGCTGTATTCGCTGTCGGGACATGTCACCCGGCCGGGACAATACGAGGCGCCGCTGGGCGTGACGCTGCGCGAACTGCTCGAGCACGCCGGTGGCGTGCGGGCCGGGCACACACTCAAGTTCTGGACGCCGGGCGGATCCTCCACGCCGCTGTTCACCGACGAACATCTCGATGTCGCACTCGATTACGAGGGTGTGGGCGCGGCCGGATCGATGCTGGGCACCAAGGCGCTGCAGATCTTCGACGACACCACCTGTGTGGTGCGGGCGGTGCTGCGCTGGACCGAGTTCTACGCGCACGAGTCCTGCGGCAAGTGCACACCCTGCCGCGAGGGCACCTATTGGCTCGTGCAGTTGCTGCAGCGACTCGAGTCCGGCGGCGGAACCGACACCGATATCGCGACCCTGCTCGATATCGCCGACAACATCAACGGCAAGTCCTTCTGCGCACTCGGCGACGGGGCGGCGAGCCCGATCGTGTCCTCCGTCAAGTACTTCCGCGACGAGTACGAAGACCACATCCGGCTGGGCCGGTGCCCGTTCGATCCCGCCCGCTCGACCGCCTGGGCCGTCTCCTCGGATACGGCCGAGGCCCTGCCCGACCGAGGAGTGCGATGA
- the nuoK gene encoding NADH-quinone oxidoreductase subunit NuoK → MNPDNYLYLSALLFTIGAAGVLVRRNAIVVFMCIELMLNAVNLAFVTFARQHHNLDGQVFAFFTMVVAAAEVVVGLAIIMTIFRTRRSTSVDDANLLKY, encoded by the coding sequence GTGAATCCGGACAACTACCTGTATCTGTCCGCACTGCTGTTCACCATCGGCGCGGCCGGGGTGCTGGTGCGGCGCAACGCGATCGTGGTGTTCATGTGCATCGAACTGATGCTCAATGCGGTGAATCTGGCCTTCGTCACCTTCGCCCGCCAGCACCACAACCTCGACGGCCAGGTGTTCGCGTTCTTCACGATGGTCGTGGCCGCCGCCGAAGTGGTGGTCGGGCTCGCGATCATCATGACCATCTTCCGCACCCGCCGCTCGACCTCGGTCGACGACGCCAACCTGCTGAAGTACTGA
- the nuoH gene encoding NADH-quinone oxidoreductase subunit NuoH produces MSSALLAAPADLSAFGHDPWWLVVVKSIGIFIFLLMIPLLAVVIERKVVAWMQMRVGPNRVGPRGSLQSIADGVKMLLKEDIIPAMVDKPIYILAPIVALIPAVMAFAVIPLGPEVSIFGTRTPLQLTDMPVGVLYILAMASIGVYGIVLAGWSSGSTYPLLGGLRSTAQVISYEIAMAACFAAVFLLAGTMSTSGIVERQWGTWNVWLLLPSFLIYAVSMVGETNRAPFDLPEAEGELVGGFHTEYSSLKFAMFMMAEYINMGTVSALATTLFFGGWHAPFPVNLWDGANSGWWPLLWFTLKVWTFLFVFIWLRGTLPRLRYDQFMNLGWKLLIPVSLLWVMIVATLKVIQDEGHNVQTAGLITAGVIISIGLLAVMLRAGHRGDNPPLPETAQSQQFSDFPVPPMPETAPPAGPKAGLLEPIAGFWVTFVTMFKKKNTEFYPEQKVPTAPRYHGRHQLNRHPDGLEKCIGCELCAWACPADAIYVEGADNTEEQRYSPGERYGSVYQINYLRCIGCGLCIEACPTRALTMTNEYELADDNRADLIYEKDRLLAPLGENMLAPPHAAYPGATEADYYRGSVPAAPGTEGDTGLATGAPETGGTPETGTGKEPAAAGAQGGAR; encoded by the coding sequence ATGTCGTCGGCGCTGCTCGCGGCGCCCGCCGATCTGTCCGCCTTCGGTCACGATCCGTGGTGGCTGGTCGTGGTGAAATCCATCGGCATCTTCATCTTCCTGCTGATGATCCCGCTGCTCGCGGTCGTCATCGAACGGAAGGTGGTGGCGTGGATGCAGATGCGGGTCGGCCCCAACCGGGTCGGGCCGCGTGGATCGCTGCAGTCGATCGCCGACGGGGTGAAGATGCTCCTCAAGGAGGACATCATCCCCGCGATGGTCGACAAGCCGATCTACATTCTGGCGCCGATCGTCGCGCTGATCCCGGCGGTGATGGCCTTCGCGGTGATACCGCTCGGTCCGGAGGTGTCGATCTTCGGCACCCGCACTCCGCTGCAGCTGACCGATATGCCGGTCGGGGTGCTCTACATCCTGGCCATGGCCTCCATCGGCGTGTACGGCATCGTGCTGGCGGGATGGTCGTCCGGTTCGACCTATCCGCTGCTGGGCGGGCTGCGCTCCACCGCGCAGGTGATCTCCTACGAGATCGCGATGGCGGCGTGTTTCGCCGCGGTGTTCCTGCTGGCGGGCACCATGTCGACCTCCGGCATCGTCGAACGTCAGTGGGGCACCTGGAATGTGTGGCTGCTGCTGCCGTCGTTCCTGATCTACGCGGTGTCGATGGTCGGCGAAACCAACCGCGCGCCTTTCGATCTGCCCGAGGCCGAGGGCGAACTGGTCGGCGGCTTCCACACCGAGTACTCGTCGCTGAAATTCGCGATGTTCATGATGGCCGAATACATCAACATGGGCACCGTCTCCGCGCTGGCGACCACGCTGTTCTTCGGCGGCTGGCATGCGCCGTTCCCGGTCAATCTGTGGGACGGCGCGAATTCCGGCTGGTGGCCGCTGCTGTGGTTCACGTTGAAGGTGTGGACGTTCCTGTTCGTGTTCATCTGGTTGCGCGGCACGCTGCCGCGGTTGCGCTACGACCAGTTCATGAATCTCGGCTGGAAACTGCTCATTCCGGTGTCGTTGCTGTGGGTGATGATCGTGGCCACGCTGAAGGTGATCCAGGACGAGGGCCACAATGTCCAGACCGCGGGTCTGATCACGGCCGGGGTGATCATCTCCATCGGCCTGCTGGCCGTGATGCTGCGAGCCGGGCACAGGGGTGACAATCCGCCCCTACCGGAAACCGCGCAGTCGCAACAGTTCTCCGATTTCCCGGTGCCCCCGATGCCCGAGACCGCACCACCGGCGGGTCCGAAAGCCGGGTTGCTGGAACCGATCGCCGGTTTCTGGGTCACCTTCGTGACGATGTTCAAGAAGAAGAACACCGAGTTCTATCCGGAACAGAAGGTGCCGACCGCACCCCGCTACCACGGCCGCCACCAGCTCAACCGGCATCCGGACGGGCTCGAGAAATGCATCGGCTGCGAACTGTGCGCGTGGGCGTGCCCGGCCGACGCGATCTACGTCGAGGGTGCCGACAACACCGAGGAGCAGCGCTACTCCCCCGGTGAACGCTACGGCAGCGTCTACCAGATCAACTATCTGCGCTGTATCGGCTGCGGGCTGTGCATCGAGGCGTGCCCGACCCGCGCGCTGACCATGACCAACGAATACGAACTGGCCGACGACAATCGGGCGGATCTGATCTACGAGAAGGACCGGCTGCTAGCCCCGCTGGGCGAGAATATGCTCGCGCCCCCGCACGCGGCCTATCCGGGCGCCACCGAGGCGGACTACTACCGCGGCTCGGTTCCCGCCGCACCCGGCACCGAGGGCGACACCGGCCTGGCCACCGGCGCCCCCGAAACCGGCGGCACCCCGGAGACCGGCACCGGCAAGGAACCCGCCGCCGCCGGTGCGCAAGGGGGTGCCCGATGA
- a CDS encoding NADH-quinone oxidoreductase subunit G, with the protein MTTTVSHDSSGVIPQDLVTVTIDDSTVAVPPGTLLIRAAELAGIQIPRFCDHPLLEPVGACRQCLVDVEGQRKPVASCTMAVADGMVAHTQLGSEAARKAQAGVMELLLINHPLDCPVCDKGGECPLQNQAMSSGRPESRFEGVKRTYPKPIPLSPAVLLDRERCVLCARCTRFSQQIAGDPFIELLDRGALQQVGIAEGEPMDSYFSGNTVQICPVGALTGTTYRFRARPFDLVSSPAVCEHCAAGCAQRTDHRRGKVLRRLAGDDPEVNEEWNCDKGRWAFAYASEPDRLTTPLVRDDNGELVPASWSEALARASAGLAAAHGDAGVLVGGRATVEDAYAYSKFARIALGTNDIDFRARAHSAEEADFLAASVAGRGVRLDYGALESASVVVLVGLEPEDECPILHLRLRKAVRRSATAIYSLAACATRGLQRLSGRLIPTIPGDEGRLLQALAVSGAGYECPPDPPGLDELARALRSPGVVILAGERLAAVPGALSAIAALAETTEATIAWVPRRAGERGALEAGALPHLLPGGRPLANARARQQVQRVWQVDELPSAPGRDTASILDPARQPGALLIGGVELADLPDPGAALAAVAAARFVVSLELRRSGITALADVVFPVASAMEKAGTFLTWEGRPRPFGAALADATVRRQAAPLADHRVLHSLADEMGVRLALPTVESARTELDALGRWDGPRPQLPSYPPVRVPTTETGTAILGGWRMLLDNGRLQDGEPNLAGTARPAVVRLSAGTAAEIGADTGDSVRVSTGHGRVVLPLEITEMPDRVVWLPWNSAGSRVNERLTAALGHRVRIQREDHHE; encoded by the coding sequence ATGACCACGACCGTCAGCCACGACAGCAGTGGCGTCATCCCCCAGGACCTGGTGACCGTCACCATCGACGACTCGACGGTGGCGGTGCCGCCCGGGACCCTGCTGATCCGCGCCGCCGAACTGGCCGGGATCCAGATACCCCGCTTCTGCGACCATCCCCTGCTGGAACCGGTCGGGGCGTGCAGGCAATGCCTGGTCGACGTCGAGGGGCAGCGCAAGCCGGTCGCCTCCTGCACCATGGCCGTGGCCGACGGAATGGTCGCGCACACCCAGCTCGGTTCGGAGGCCGCGCGCAAGGCGCAGGCCGGGGTCATGGAGCTGCTGCTGATCAACCATCCGCTGGACTGCCCGGTCTGCGACAAGGGCGGTGAATGCCCGCTGCAGAACCAGGCGATGTCCAGCGGACGGCCCGAATCGCGATTCGAAGGCGTCAAACGCACCTATCCCAAACCGATTCCGCTGTCACCGGCGGTCCTGCTGGATCGCGAGCGCTGCGTGCTGTGCGCGCGGTGCACCCGGTTCTCCCAGCAGATCGCGGGCGACCCGTTCATCGAACTCCTCGACCGTGGCGCGTTGCAGCAGGTGGGGATCGCCGAGGGCGAGCCGATGGACTCCTACTTCTCCGGCAACACCGTGCAGATCTGCCCGGTCGGCGCGCTCACGGGCACGACCTATCGTTTCCGCGCCCGCCCCTTCGATCTGGTGTCGAGTCCGGCGGTGTGCGAGCACTGCGCCGCGGGCTGTGCGCAACGCACCGATCATCGGCGCGGAAAGGTGTTGCGGCGCTTGGCCGGTGACGATCCCGAGGTCAACGAGGAGTGGAACTGCGACAAGGGCCGCTGGGCGTTCGCCTACGCCTCGGAACCCGATCGTCTCACCACCCCGCTGGTTCGCGACGACAACGGTGAACTGGTCCCCGCGTCCTGGTCGGAAGCACTCGCCCGCGCGAGTGCCGGACTGGCCGCCGCACACGGAGACGCCGGAGTCCTGGTCGGCGGCCGGGCCACCGTGGAGGACGCCTACGCGTATTCGAAGTTCGCGCGGATCGCCCTGGGCACCAACGATATCGACTTCCGGGCGCGGGCCCACTCGGCCGAGGAGGCCGACTTCCTGGCCGCATCGGTCGCCGGGCGCGGTGTGCGCCTCGACTACGGCGCCCTCGAATCGGCGTCGGTCGTGGTGCTCGTGGGCCTCGAACCCGAGGACGAATGCCCGATCCTGCATCTGCGGCTGCGCAAGGCCGTCCGCAGATCCGCCACCGCGATCTACTCGCTCGCCGCCTGCGCCACCCGCGGCCTGCAGCGGCTGTCGGGCAGGCTGATTCCCACGATTCCCGGCGATGAGGGTCGCCTGCTGCAGGCTCTGGCCGTGTCCGGCGCGGGCTACGAATGCCCGCCCGATCCGCCCGGACTCGACGAGCTCGCCCGCGCCCTGCGCTCCCCCGGTGTGGTCATCCTGGCCGGTGAACGCCTCGCGGCCGTCCCCGGCGCACTGTCGGCGATCGCCGCCCTCGCCGAGACCACCGAGGCCACGATCGCCTGGGTTCCGCGCCGGGCGGGCGAACGCGGCGCGCTGGAGGCGGGCGCGCTGCCGCATCTGCTGCCCGGCGGGCGCCCGCTGGCGAACGCCCGTGCCCGCCAACAGGTTCAGCGTGTCTGGCAGGTCGATGAGCTGCCGTCGGCGCCGGGCCGCGACACCGCCTCGATTCTCGATCCCGCCCGGCAACCCGGCGCGCTGCTGATCGGCGGAGTCGAACTCGCCGACCTGCCCGATCCGGGCGCGGCGCTCGCCGCGGTGGCGGCCGCGCGATTCGTGGTCAGTCTCGAACTGCGCCGCAGCGGGATCACCGCGCTGGCCGATGTGGTGTTCCCGGTGGCGTCCGCGATGGAGAAGGCGGGCACCTTCCTCACCTGGGAGGGCCGGCCGCGCCCGTTCGGCGCCGCACTCGCCGACGCCACCGTCCGGCGGCAGGCCGCACCGCTGGCCGACCATCGGGTCCTGCATTCCCTGGCCGACGAGATGGGTGTGCGGCTCGCGCTGCCGACGGTCGAATCCGCCCGCACCGAACTCGACGCCCTCGGCCGCTGGGACGGGCCCCGGCCCCAGCTCCCCTCCTACCCGCCGGTCCGGGTGCCCACCACCGAGACCGGCACCGCGATCCTCGGCGGCTGGCGGATGCTGCTCGACAACGGACGCCTGCAGGACGGCGAACCGAATCTGGCCGGTACCGCACGCCCCGCGGTGGTGCGGCTGTCGGCGGGCACCGCCGCCGAGATCGGCGCGGACACAGGCGATTCGGTGCGGGTGAGCACCGGGCACGGCCGCGTCGTGCTGCCGCTCGAGATCACCGAGATGCCCGATCGCGTCGTGTGGCTGCCGTGGAATTCGGCGGGCTCGCGGGTCAACGAACGCCTCACCGCCGCCCTCGGGCACCGGGTGCGCATCCAACGGGAGGATCACCATGAGTGA
- the nuoE gene encoding NADH-quinone oxidoreductase subunit NuoE has translation MTAEPIPVAPARPAVVTLELSRRPVPFPPQVEESLREEARGIIDRYPQARSALLPLLHLVQSVEGYVSSTGIAFCAGQLGLTDAEVTAVATFYSMYRRTPIGEHHVGVCTNTLCAVMGGDEILASLAEHLGTAPGATTEDGAVTLDHLECNAACDYAPVVMVNWEFFDNQTPESARALVDALRAGQPVTGSRSSAPVCTFRETARILAGFPDRREGANDGEPGPATLAGLHVARGENTTETAAPQEDSSTRPGELR, from the coding sequence ATGACCGCCGAACCGATCCCGGTCGCGCCCGCCCGGCCCGCCGTGGTGACCCTGGAGTTGTCGCGGCGGCCGGTGCCGTTCCCACCGCAGGTCGAGGAGAGCCTGCGCGAGGAGGCGCGCGGGATCATCGACCGCTATCCGCAGGCTCGCTCGGCCCTGCTGCCGCTGCTGCACCTGGTGCAGAGCGTCGAAGGATATGTGTCGAGTACCGGAATCGCCTTCTGCGCAGGACAACTCGGCCTCACCGACGCCGAGGTCACCGCCGTGGCGACCTTCTACAGCATGTACCGCCGCACCCCGATCGGTGAGCACCACGTCGGGGTCTGCACGAACACGCTCTGCGCCGTCATGGGCGGTGACGAGATATTGGCCTCTCTCGCAGAACATCTCGGGACCGCTCCCGGCGCGACAACGGAGGACGGCGCCGTCACGCTCGATCACCTCGAATGCAATGCCGCCTGTGACTACGCCCCCGTCGTGATGGTCAACTGGGAGTTCTTCGACAACCAGACGCCCGAATCGGCGCGGGCGCTCGTCGACGCGCTGCGGGCAGGGCAGCCGGTCACCGGATCCCGCAGCAGCGCACCCGTGTGCACCTTCCGGGAGACCGCTCGCATACTCGCCGGATTCCCGGATCGGCGCGAGGGGGCCAACGACGGCGAGCCCGGCCCCGCCACCCTGGCCGGTCTGCACGTCGCGCGCGGCGAGAACACCACGGAAACCGCTGCACCCCAAGAGGATTCCTCCACCCGACCGGGGGAACTGCGATGA
- a CDS encoding NADH-quinone oxidoreductase subunit C, producing the protein MTVDTPRNAGDPPGSETSENDTTATGSTPAADSGSRAQEAPGDEIIGVRHGMFGIQGTGDTSGYGRLVRTVGLPGGTPPPYGAPFDEVVGALRNVLGEADFRAAVEKIVVFAGELTLHVRREHVVAVARALRDDPALRFELCLGVDGVHYPDDTGRELHAAYHLQSITHNRRVRVEVSVPDADPHLPSLFAVYPTTDWHERETYDFFGIVFDGHPSLTRIMMPDDWRGHPQRKDYPLGGIPVEYKGARIPPPDQRRTYS; encoded by the coding sequence ATGACCGTGGACACACCCAGGAACGCCGGGGACCCACCCGGCAGCGAGACCTCCGAAAACGACACGACCGCAACCGGTTCCACGCCTGCGGCGGATTCCGGATCGCGCGCGCAGGAGGCGCCCGGCGACGAGATCATCGGCGTGCGCCACGGGATGTTCGGCATCCAGGGCACCGGTGACACCTCCGGATACGGCCGCCTCGTGCGCACGGTGGGCCTGCCCGGCGGCACCCCGCCGCCCTACGGCGCGCCGTTCGACGAGGTGGTCGGCGCACTGCGGAATGTGCTGGGCGAGGCGGATTTCCGCGCGGCGGTGGAGAAGATCGTGGTCTTCGCCGGTGAGCTCACCCTGCATGTGCGGCGCGAGCACGTCGTCGCCGTCGCCCGGGCGCTGCGCGACGACCCCGCGCTGCGATTCGAACTCTGCCTCGGCGTGGACGGCGTGCACTATCCCGACGACACCGGCCGCGAACTCCACGCCGCCTACCACCTGCAGTCGATCACCCACAACCGCCGGGTGCGCGTCGAGGTGTCGGTTCCCGACGCCGATCCCCACCTGCCGTCGCTGTTCGCGGTGTATCCGACCACCGACTGGCACGAGCGCGAGACCTACGACTTCTTCGGCATCGTCTTCGACGGGCACCCCTCGCTGACCCGGATCATGATGCCCGACGACTGGCGCGGGCATCCGCAACGCAAGGACTACCCCCTCGGCGGGATCCCGGTCGAGTACAAGGGCGCGCGCATTCCGCCGCCGGACCAGCGGAGGACCTACAGCTGA
- a CDS encoding NADH-quinone oxidoreductase subunit J, with product MIADANILAAEAVRTSTGEAVLFWVLAVIAVVGALGMVCARKAVHSALCLAATMITLSVFYIAQDALFLGVVQIVVYTGAVMMLFLFVLMLVGVDSAESLRETLRGHRLAVIVVGIGFGLLLIAAIARGVRDDSVAATGPGFGADPISALADLLFIRYVWAFELTGALLITATIGAMVLAHRERFGPRTGQREQSERRLREGRRITPLPTPGVYARHNAVDVPARLPDGSFAEESVSTILRHRLRRAHTESALIGIRNSDGDNDSGRDPGTDDSPSTHG from the coding sequence ATGATCGCGGACGCGAATATCCTTGCCGCCGAGGCCGTCCGGACCAGCACCGGTGAGGCGGTCCTGTTCTGGGTCCTCGCCGTGATCGCGGTCGTGGGCGCACTCGGCATGGTGTGCGCGCGCAAGGCCGTGCACTCGGCACTGTGCCTGGCGGCCACCATGATCACGCTGTCGGTGTTCTACATCGCGCAGGACGCGCTGTTCCTGGGCGTCGTGCAGATCGTCGTCTACACCGGCGCGGTCATGATGCTGTTCCTGTTCGTGCTGATGCTCGTCGGTGTCGATTCCGCCGAGTCGCTGCGCGAGACGCTGCGCGGACATCGCCTCGCGGTGATCGTCGTCGGTATCGGGTTCGGACTGCTGCTGATCGCGGCGATCGCCCGTGGCGTGCGCGACGATTCGGTCGCCGCGACCGGTCCGGGATTCGGCGCCGACCCCATCTCCGCCCTCGCCGATCTGCTGTTCATCCGCTACGTGTGGGCGTTCGAACTCACCGGCGCGTTGCTGATCACAGCGACCATCGGCGCGATGGTGCTCGCGCACCGGGAACGGTTCGGTCCGCGCACCGGGCAGCGGGAGCAGTCCGAGCGGCGGCTGCGGGAGGGCCGCCGGATCACGCCGCTGCCGACCCCCGGCGTGTACGCCCGGCACAACGCGGTCGACGTACCGGCCCGGCTTCCCGACGGCTCCTTCGCCGAGGAGTCGGTGAGCACGATCCTGCGCCATCGCCTGCGCCGGGCACACACCGAGTCGGCCCTCATCGGCATCCGGAACAGCGACGGCGACAACGACTCCGGGCGCGACCCCGGCACAGACGACTCCCCTTCCACACACGGCTGA